The following nucleotide sequence is from Aigarchaeota archaeon.
CCTCATACCGCTCCTAATAATCCTCTACTATGCACCGACGATATTGGCCGGCGATCAGATCTACGAGACATACAGTTGGATACCAGCATTCGGTCTCAACTTGAACTTCATGCTGGACAACTTAAGCTATACGTTCGCGCTACTCATATCGCTGATGGGCTTCTTGGCTAGCGTTTACTCTCACAGGTATATGGAGCACGAAAGCAGGTTAGAAGTCTACTATCCTCTGCTCCAAATATTCCAAACGGGCATGATGGGCGTCGTTCTTTCTTGGAACCTATTCATGCTCTACATATTCTGGGAAATTATGCTCATCCCGTCCTACTTCCTCATAGCGTACTGGGGAACCGGAAACCCAAGGCTCATAGGCTTCAAGTACTTCATCTTCACACACGCTGGCGCCCTTTGTATGCTGCTCGGCATAGCTTGGTTAAATTCAATGTTCGGCAGCATGGAAATATCAGTGCTTTTAGAAAACGTTCCCCGTGCTTACGAAATCCATAGAGCATCTCTACTGAGCATAGCGACGCTAATATTCGTAGGAGCGGCTGTTAAAATGGCAGTGTTTCCGTTCCACACATGGCTTCCGGATGCCCATGCTGAAGCGCCAACACCGATAAGTGTACTCCTGAGCGGTGTCATGATAAAGACAGGTGTTTATGCATTTGCAAGGCTACTGCTTGGACTCATGCCGGCAGCTGTCTCTGAGATGTCAGCCTGGCTCATGCCCCTTGCGGTAGTAACTATGCTCTGGGGAGGCATTATGGCTCTCGTTCAGAACGACGTTAAGAGGCTTTTAGCATACAGCAGCATCAGCCAGATGGGCTACATACTCTTCGGCCTCTCATCGCTCGCACCGCTCGGTGCTTCTGGCGGCATATTCCACGTGTTGAACCATGGCTTTGCAAAAGGGCTGCTCTTCATGGGTGCTGGAGCCTTAATACATGAGGTTAAGGAGAGAGATTTGTCGAAACTAGGCGGTCTAGCATCCAAGATGCCAGTCACCGCTACAACCATGCTAGTGGCCGGACTATCGATAGCTGGAACACCGCCTTTTGGAGGTTTCGCAAGCGAGTGGATGATATTCTCTGGAGCGTTTATGTCGGGTGCGATCGTTATGACGTCCATCGCGATACTTGCAACGGCGATCACGGCGGCATACTACCTTAGAATGGTTAGGGCCATTTTCTTCTTAGAATTAAAGTAC
It contains:
- a CDS encoding NADH-quinone oxidoreductase subunit L — encoded protein: MTGMGYLLFISVFLPLLASPFTYLLGKRSWKYGAILCHISCLIPLLIILYYAPTILAGDQIYETYSWIPAFGLNLNFMLDNLSYTFALLISLMGFLASVYSHRYMEHESRLEVYYPLLQIFQTGMMGVVLSWNLFMLYIFWEIMLIPSYFLIAYWGTGNPRLIGFKYFIFTHAGALCMLLGIAWLNSMFGSMEISVLLENVPRAYEIHRASLLSIATLIFVGAAVKMAVFPFHTWLPDAHAEAPTPISVLLSGVMIKTGVYAFARLLLGLMPAAVSEMSAWLMPLAVVTMLWGGIMALVQNDVKRLLAYSSISQMGYILFGLSSLAPLGASGGIFHVLNHGFAKGLLFMGAGALIHEVKERDLSKLGGLASKMPVTATTMLVAGLSIAGTPPFGGFASEWMIFSGAFMSGAIVMTSIAILATAITAAYYLRMVRAIFFLELKYDKVKEAPAGMLFSMSVLLLLVILLGFVNAPILSIIGRAVSTWIGI